The region TCATGGCAACGATTACTTGACTAAAACCATGGAAACCATTGATCGTACAAATTTACAGGATCAACTGAGAGCTTCCGCTTTGTCCGTCATGTTAACAACGGCAACATCCTGCGCGTGTTGCTCCGTTGGCTGTGTACCGTAACCATTCTCACTGGacagttgttgctgctgctgttcggctAAGGTTAGTGCCTTTGCTTTATCACGGCGCGACTTGATCCGAATCTTGTGGCCAGGACAATCGAGATCCTCTCGGTAACACTTTGATCTGCAGCACGTTTTGCACAACCGATGCTCACACTTGAGACCCTGAAAGAAATGAATAATTATGACCGCGATTAAGGGACGAATATCGCTGACCGTTCACTGTCGCTTACCATCGGATTGGTGCAGGTGGTAACGTTCTTGCACAGCTCATCGAAACTCCGCCGGCGTCTGCCGTTCATTTCCGCAATCGATATCTTCAACCGGACCTGATTGTCACCCTGCCCCTCTTCCGCTTCGTTGTCCTCCGGCTGATCGTCTTCCTCGTCGGCGTTCTCCTCGCCCTCGTTCACCCTTGGTTGGGCATCTTTTTTGTGcgcgttccggttccggttctttGGGCGACGTTGCACACGACGCATTTTCTTCATACGTTTGCGTGAAATTTCGTTCCCGTGGACATCAAAGAACTGGCGTTTCTCACGTGTCGGATCCTCGGCCAGCCGGCGAGCCTCGGCCAGCTTCTGTCGGTGCGCTTCCGGCGGTATGCGTATGTACGGTTGGCAGAGCCACGGCGGTAGCCGAAGATTGTAATCTggttgtgatgatggttctTCCTGTGCCGGTTCATCGTCAACAGCGTCTTCGGACTGTTGTGGGGGTTGCTCTTCTTCCTCGCCGGTCCATTTTAGAAGACCATCATGGTACGGTTGGTACCTTTTCTGCAGCTCGGCAACCACGGCGCGGAACTCGGCGACCGAACGGCACACGGCCAACTCTTCTCGCAGCGCCGTATTCGATTTCAGATGCATCCTTTCAGtggggaagagaaaagaacaGAGCGTTGTGAGTGAAGTGTGCTCCATCCAACAAGCAACCGGCGTAGCGTAGTTACCATAGCGACCGACAGCGCTGGCAAACAGCCGAACTGAGGTTCTACTGCCtcctttgcttttcttccttctcccttGCTTTGATTGGGGTTATGTGGGCCGATCCCGGTGGTACTGCAATACCGGGCCAACCCGTGGAAGAAGTGGAGCAAGCCCCGaactttcttcccctttccaaAAATCAGTTTAACATTTGTTGTCTCCCTATGGGAGAGCTATCAGATGTTAAGCTGATAAGAACAGATACTACACTTTGATCTTAGCCTTTAGGCCGAGAAGCGATACCCGAAACACGCTCCGAGTTCCCCTACCTACTCACGCTCTTCATGTACCGCTTGCGATGCACAACCACTTTTCGACCCAGAAACTCCCTAGCGCGTCATCTACAAGCGgcctgtttcgtttcgttatttGAGATTTCATTGTAATGGTCATGTTAAAAGTGTTGGTTTCTAGTGATTCCTTCCCATTCAAGGTATGATCATCATTCAGTTTCCCCATTTTCTGCATAAAATCTTGGTGAATCTTGGTGAATTTTGGCTTGTTTACTCATTCgcagtttttgcttttttttaaccggCTGTGCCGGCTACAGAACTCTACAAATGTCAAAAGGAATGGATGTTGTAAGGTTCTACGCAAGTCACCGTTTATGGTGCCGTGTTTGATTCTTCATAGTCCCAGTCCCATTATTTAAAAGACAGTCATCCCTTGAACTTACAGATGATGAAACATTTTGAACATGTGGCCGCGGATGTACGAGATCGGTGCCGGATACTGTTCAACCAGGTCCAGGTACTCGTTTGCCATCTCCCACGATACCGGATTGATGCCGTCGAAGAGGGCCGGATTGTACAGGTTGCCCTCCGCCGTCATCACACCGTTCACACCGGTTTCGGCGATACAACGTTCGACATCGTGCACGGACATGATATTGCCGTTGGAAAACAATGGCACGCTCAGTTGCTTCCGGAGCACCGTCACGTACTTCCAGTCGGCCAGGCCGGTCAGCGGTCCCTTCTGCTCACGGGTTCGCCCGTGTACGGTCAACAGCTGGGCGCCGGCATCCTGCAGCATCCGCGCGTACCGGATCGTTTTCGACATGTCCTCGAAGATGCGTATCTTGCAGGTCACCGGAATCGCTAGATGGCGGTGCAACGTGCTCACTGTAAGAAAGTAACAACACGTATATTGTAATTGTTTCCGTAACGAATAACGCCATGCTCCTGTCTTTGCTTCCGGCTTGAGGcgcaaaataacaaaatcgAAACCCAACAGGGATTTGGGCAGCGATAAGACCTTTTTTGCTCGGTATGATGAACCGAAATCGAGAAAATTAACATCCCTTCCGTGTCTGAAAGCCATCCGGTACGTAACCGTTTTCGGGGATTAGCCCACGTACCAACACAAACGCGAAGAGGATAAGAAAAATAGGGAACAAGGCTCTCTCGAGGTCGTTTTTCCCGTGTGCCTTAGCCGCGCTGTCCTTGGTGTGTACTCAACGGCGGGAACACGACGCAAAGTGCTCACCGTGCGGTCCGAAAACTCCCGGGAAAACCCTTGCTGCTTCTACGCCGGGCCAGGATGAATAACGCGACTAATGAGAATCAAACAATTCCCGTTCCGCAAGTCCGTTTTCCACCTGGTCGGGTTTATTTTTCGTTGTTCGTGCTTCAATGCCGACCATTTCCATGCAAAGTTGTAGGTCAGTTATCGACATCCGAGGGCTGTTCTGGGTGCTTGGATCGCTGGAACGGCGCTTCGAGCCATGTGCGTGCTTGTAAACGTCGCGTTTCCCTGTTTCAATCACTGGAGAAGTAGGCTTTCGCAAGTTCATTCGCAGCATAGCAAGCGGGGAACCTTTTGCACGAAGCCTATGCCGTGTACCGTAGTAATGTCTTCGTTAGCAACGGTCAGGGCTGCGTGAAGCCCCGCGCTTGGCTATTACTATGATTGAACCACTACCTACGCGAGCACCTTTTTTGcactttcccattttccccacTATTCTTGTCCAACAGAAAGTCTTTTTATGCTCCGTTTTACGGAACCTGTTACGCACACAGCACTGTTTCGGCGGTAGCGAACTACCGAGCTCAAGAGTAATCTCCTCAGAATTGAAACTTCTTTGAAGCATTCTACGTCACCGTTGCGTCCGGGAAATTGCGCCACTTTGAAGGAACCATCAAAGTCGCCTTTGAGAGCCCGCACAGTTGTCGCCGAGCTTGCGAGACTGTGATTTCTGTTTCATATTCACAGAAGAGCCAACAAGGAAGATTTAAATGCAACGAGTGTTTGACTTCCGCAACCATTGGCTTACTGTTGACTGAGTCAAGCACCGACAGGGACAATGGTTGGCAAACtacaagaacaaaaaaaaaaccgtcgatGAGCTGGTTCGCTGGTTTTAATAATGAACCACGCGACAACGTGCCATGGTTCCTCGTCGAGACCGTGGCGCTTTTTAATCTCTTCTTCAAAGGAATGCGCGCGCGTCACAGCCAATCCCATCGGGGCAACGTGGCCCATGGCATAACGGGTTACCCGTGTGCTGACCTATCTCACGCAGCAGCTCCCATTCGTCCTGCAGGAAGGCACCGTAGTGACCCCGTTTGGCGATGGCCTGTGGGCAGCCAAGGTTGATatcgatcgcatcgcagtGATCCTGTGCCAGCAGCGCCGCCTGCAGCATCACCTTCGGATCGTTGCCGCAGaactaaaacgaaaaaaaaaaacaccaaatgagAAACAGCGTGacacgcacaccgcacacctttTCGCAACGGTGCACCGTTTGGCACTGGCGTAATTAAATGGCCGCATTTTAATTAACCGCTTTCCATTACCCGTCCTGCCCCGCTTACCTGAATAATGAGCGGCCGATCTTCCGGGCAGGTTTGCAGCGAATCCTTCCGATACTTGGGATCCTTCGAGAAGCAACTGCTGTGGAACATGGGCGAGTAGCAGAGTTGGGCACCGTGGCGGCGGCTTAGCAGCCGCCAGGCGAGCTCACTCGCATCCACCATCGGTGCTACCACGTACCGGGGTGAACCGAGGATTTTTTCGTAAAACTCAAACCCCGTGAGCTTGCGATTGTtcgcggtgccggtgccagttgCCGTGTCTGCGTCCGTGGCTATCGGTGTTGCAAGCGAGTGCTGCTCCATCTCAGTTCCTCCAGTCAACGGTTCCGTTGGTGTGTTTCCTTCAACACTCGTTACCatggcggttgctgctgttgcgtatCCGTCCAAGGTAGGACAATCGCttggttcgattcggttctggctctggctgaATGTTCACCGTCACAGTGGAGGAAAACTTCCGCCACTAAATTGACGAAGGTCACCGGGATTGCTGTCTGTCCGGCTGTCTGTCGGCCAGTCGTGTGCCCAGCTAACGCACCGCAGCTAGCATCCTGCAAGACAAGAAATGCGAAAACGGTTAGATTGGTAAGGTGATGAGGGTATAATTAAAACTGACTCCTGTATAAATCTCGACACTTTCGACACGACAAAAATACCAAATCAAACCTCGGCATATCGCTGTCACCTTCGCAAGGATTGCTTTGATAGAGTATCTGGCTGGCTACTATCGAGCAACGCATGTACCACGCGATGCACACGAACCTTGGACCATTCTTATCCAAAATCCCATCGTTGGTTACTAGATGGTGCCGAGCAAATTACTGGTGTATCGTAGGATCCACCACTGCTAGGCTTCTCTTGCTAGCCATACCAGGGGACACCAAGATCACCACCGTCACGAGAAAGATGTGAAAGCGATTGGATGGTGATTTCGTTGTCCATTCCTTGGCGCCTTTGGTGCCTCTCGGGGCACCTCCTTTTGTGGCACCTTTCGTACCAACTAACCCGATGTGTCGTCGCATAAAGCACCATAATCTTCCGGCGGGATGGGCTTTTCCGCCTTTTCTTGCTCGACTCTTGGGACCGGAAACTGATGGCGCGTGTTGTGGTGTGCAGACCGGacgtacggacggacggacgaacggacttTATGTTTATGTAGCGTCGCTTCGGTATTGTGTTACTACTGCTGGGGGATAGCACGATTTGCCGGGGCCGAGCAGCCGACTAGCGTGCCATACAACGGTGAGGAAAAGGCAGGCATCTCGATTCTGCCACTACTGCCCGTTCCATCactccaccgccccccccccaaaagaaggTGTCGGGTTTATCTCGGATCATCGGATGGCGCctcaaagcgaagcgaagactgatagcagtagcagcgtgtCCATCCTTCCATCGGTCCATTGAGTTAAACGCAAAGAAAGGTTAAATTAATCCGCAGCCATCTTGAGCTGCGCACTACCATACTACACCACAAAGGAAGCAAGCGGAGACTGTCCCCGCGCCGGATAACTGGATCTcgcaaaacatgaaaagaaGATagaagcagcaccggcaccggattcGCTTCGCTGCTTCACTTGCCCTTGCCTTCTTTGATGAGCATCTATTTGCATGAAATTCACGCAACGTCCCGGGGTGGTGTCCGGGGACCAGCAGACGGCGGATTTGAAGTGTCTGTCTGCTTGTGTGTCCTCTGGCCACCAcggaaggaagtggaagtgatTTTGAATAATGAGTTTGCTTTGAAATTGACGTAATTGGACCTTTTGCTTAATCCTATCAGAAGATTGCTCGCGCGGGCTCGAgtgcagagagcagagcagcctGGTAAAATGTGGAAACcttggaaaaatgaaacacgttTTGAGATTGTCCTGATCCCGGTACTGCGGTCACCGCCGATCGTCGAATATGTCCGTAGAGGCTAGGGCCacgggaagaaaaaacaataaatgcaGGAATCGTTCCAACACAAGCAATTAGTCCTCGAAATTATTTCGATACTTTGCTGCGACAATTCGCAATTGCTCCTGGCGCTCTGTTTTAGGCAGAAGCCACCACTTGGATCCCATCATTTGGCATGGCACACACTTTGAACTCATGGCCAATGGCAAGgtcccgccaaaaaaaaaaaaaaagcgacaaCGAAACACTTGACCCCAACCACCGTGCCGCCACGTCTGGCAACGTGCCAAAGCGTAGCAAGCGAGGTCAGCCACTGCAGCATTCATTAGTgtccgcgtgcgcgcgcgtgtgtgctgttcctggtgctttcctccctttctcaTGGCCTACCACGGGACGCTGACAGTAGCCAATTGCTTGTTGCAGGGCAGTGCAGTGAACggttctcggctcggctccATGCCTACTGCTCCGCAATGAttggtccgtccgtccgttgctGAGCCACGTGCGTGAAATGGGATCGGGTTATGTTGGCCGTACCGAGGCAGgggatgaaaataaaataaaataaaacgagCCAACCGATGGCAAAGTGAACAGCAGTGCCATAACCATAAACCGCATATGGAGCACCACGCTTCGACGGCAATCGAAATGTCCTTCAGTCCCTAAATCAGGGGccactcttttttttggtgtgaaCATTATGGTGGACCGCCCCGTCTCGGTGAACACCTGCACGATGATGTTTGAGACGAGACTTTTACTGTGGAAACAACTGGAAATTCTTATGAAGTGTGTACTCTTGGTCAGTTTAGGACCTCTTTTCTCTGCTCGATAATCTGCTGCTACCCCAGAACACTTAGAACACCATGGCGCTACACCAATGGCGCACCTCCTgctcaatcatcatccatttcGAGCGGCGACCGgcaaaaataatcaaaattcTTCACCCAACACAACGCGTACTTCGTGTGTCGAGAGGGGAGGGCACTTCGAGCAGCGAGTACGACGCCGACGACCGGCCAGCATCCTCCCCCCAATCGGAGCGCATCGAAAAGTTTATCTTTTTGGGGCACAATCTAAGGAATGAATACAAAATATGGccaaagttcgttttttttttcgttctgcgTCGCTTCTTTTGTCCCCTCTCCGTGCTCACGCCCATGCCAGATGATCTGTATTCAGTCGTGCTTGTTGGCGCTCTGCTGGCGTGCACTAACACTAGACACTCCTCAGGTTTAGGCGCAGGAGAAGtaggggcagcagcagaagcggcagcagcattgctGTGTCGCCGGTTGAATGTTAAATAAAAGGCGACATGATGAGGTGGTCCCCGGGGAAATCTGTGgccccgtcgtcgttgtcgtcgtcgttccgggATGGATTGAGATcgagaaaaacacaaaccgatcCCACTCCccagtggtgatgatgatgatgtctgcTACTACAGGATTTAGAAACGAATTTTCGGAGACACAAGTGGCCACATCAGCACCCAGCTGGGCGGCGTTGCGACCGAGTGATAACAAAGTTCAGCTTCACAGAGCATGGTGATCTGATGGTAATTTCTTTAAGCTATCACTACAGTACTGTGTTCGAGAGTGTCCCTGCCATGCCCTATTCGATTGACCAAAGAACCACAAAATCAGCCGCAGGATAAATAAACGATTgccaaaagcataaaattcgGATTTGCACAATGAACCAGCTCTCAATCGGTTTGCTGATGCTCGTGCTCTATGAGCTATGTTTATCCTTCATCTGGCCTAAAATGAACTAACGAACGACGTCCAACATTGCAGCCTAtttgcctgtctgcctgccggCCATTATGACGCCATTCGATCTCATTTCGATGATGCCCTTTGCTGACGTTGTGCTAGCTCGGATCAACAACGCTGTTCCGGCCAAGTACTTCCGGTGATGGCGAGGGATGTTTTCATTCGAAACATCCAAAACCTTCGTACGCAAACTGACCGTAATGATGAATCACCGACCACGCCACCGAACGGTTTGCATTCAATGTGAAAGTGAATGATAAACCTAAAACCATTTTTGGGACCAAAGTCCGAGACACAAAAACCCGGCCAAAGGGAAATATTATCTTTCGATTCCAGCCGATGATGCTGGGCCcgggcttttttttgctgtggctTCTTTCTCGGTGGCACTTCGGTCACCAGAGCACTGCCAAAGGCAACGCTCGTAACGGGCTGACCAGCACAAGGAGGAAAGGCCTATCCCTCCCCGGGACCATCGGGATTCAATAAATAATCTTTAACTGGCATGTAATAATGCATGCCCGTCAGCCCGTGACCGCTGCTTCCGTTCAACATTCAACTTCTCTTCGTCCCATCTTCTTGCCCATAACGAGAAGAATGGCTCGCTCCGCTTTAAGGCTTGGCTTGGCGCATGCCGGCCATCCTCGGGTCTTTGCCTTTTCTTCATGACCGCAACCAACATCATCGCTGCCCCATCGCCCATTCGCCGTCTGCACAAACACGTAAACATCCGATAAAAGGAAATCCTTGCCGGTCGGGCATTCACCACGCCCGGGAAAGCCATGGTGGCATGTGCCGAGTCGGGGGGCTGGCCTTCCGATCCGTCATCCGTTTTGCTTAACCATTCAGTGTTAGCTATTGAGCTGGGGGAGTCGCTGTCGCGTTAGTGCGCGATGTTAAAGGAGCCACGTGCGCTAAAGAAAagttttgccttttgcctcgttcgatcgatcgttgcacCCTCCTTCAGGAAAACTCTACTAATTTTCTCTCATTGATCGCGTGTTTTTAGCCGGAAGTCACCGGGGGGAGAATggacaaattgaaaaaaagagaaccgCTCGGAAACAGGAAACCAGGAATTAGGGCTGGTGAGGGGCGTGTATGCCTGTGCCACAAAAGGACTAATACGATCACAAATGGGATGGAATGGCACATGGCAGGACGGAAAGCACTTCCACTTCGTAAGATTTATCTCCCCAATACTTTACGAATGTTTTTGTCGTTTCTTTGCTAGTTGCTTTTTTTGAGAATTATTTAGAAATGTTAGAGGCGAGCTTTATGAGGGAACTCGTGGAAAATCAAGCACAAAATTGATTCTACGTAATTTTATGCATATTTTCTAATTGAAgattgttgacatgatctacaatgacagtagtgtttgaaaaatgggatgaaaaaaccttttttcaacatttcaacattcaccaccaccaaacgacaaaaaaaccCTTGAAAgtatggcgcctccatttcacagggcgcctccatcatcggattttggGTAACGGTGCTACAGCATTTcggttttccggttccggaccGGTTaggctttggtgggaaaaatcaaatttaataaagtcaTGCTAATGGTTACTTCTGGTCAACGTACAACGAGCTATGTAATGTCTTACCTAAGCAAATCAGCAATCAAGAAGTGAACAGATGAATCCCAGAGAGTTAACCGATAATCTCATGCATCAGAAAGTCAACCACAAGCTCACTAAAACCGGCGGCCACAACCGGCTAGTTCCTGTGTAGTGTCAACAAATCGGAAATAAAATCACTTCCACCGTGGACAAACTTTGCTCGGTGCGTGGTCCGTGCACGCCTCACAGGAAGTACggttttccgttgttgtttttttatgtgtggAAAATGCGAGCCACATAAACCACACAACCACGAAAActtgccaccggtggccggaagtTTCCGATTTTACCACGCGTgtagacgacgacggagtGGTGTACGGTGCTCTTCCTGGGTCAATGTTGCTTTAGCGAGGAAATAGAACAGTAGAAACACggcccagcacagcacaagaACACACCCACGAGGAGCTGGTTCATCAGCGACCATTCACTCCTTCGATATGGCCCGGGTTTCATCATTTCACCATCCTCACCCCATCGATGACCATcgatccggaaccggagaaaggttttttttctgaggGGTTGAGAGATTGAGCCCAACTGAGCCGGTTCCGACGGATCTATTGACGGATGGTACCCCAGAATCCTTTGGAAGACAGGGAGTTGGACGTTTGAAAAAAGGCGCAAAAGAGGGCGTCGTTGCCTGGCGCGTTATACTGAGGCGCCAGTTCGGATTTAAGCTGGCCCATCCACCCACTGGCCTCCCGCGtacgaaattgaaaattggtAACCGGAAAAGCCTCCGCTGCGCTGCGATAAAAAAACGGGCAACCTCGCCAGCCTGGCAAACTCTTCTCTAAAGCGATTACAATAAATAACACGAGAAAGCCGTCGGCGTTATTGGATCTGTTGGCCGGAATCGCCGTATCCGCGTTCGATTGTCCGTTCCTCCCCAGGGGGAACGGGGATAGGCTTAAGTGTTACGCGTTGAGCTTATCACGCGGTCCGTTCATGGTGCTATCCACCATCCGATAGACCGAAAACCTTAAAGGTAGCCGCTCCTTTCGACCCTGGGATTGGAAGGATTGAACagtaggctgctgctgcaaactaGCAATCGTGAAAGGATTCGCACGGTCCGTCCCTTACCAGGGATATCTGGGGTTGGTCTGGTCCACGAGTATTGCCGACGGACGACGGAAGTGGCTTTTCATGTCCATACACAAAACTCGCAACTCACACACCGGACGGATGCgctggacggacggatgcgTGTTTCCGGATGCTTTTGTGCCGgattctctccctctctcgtaGACGAAAAGTTGGCTCATCAATTGGCAGAACTCGAACAATGTGGGGTCGTTCTGTGTTTTGTGGATCGCGAAGGATGCGGAGGCGCTTGACCGGTTGAAGCGGACAATGGAACCGGATgaacaaaatcataaaaaagcgaCCCTATCTAGTCCCGGGACGGTGAGTTCTTTCTCCATACTTGCTGGGACCGAGTGTGCTCGAAAGTTTTGATCTAGTCGATGAAGTGGCACTTGACGCTTTTTGGGAGTGCGTTTTTTTCGACGGTTTTTTGGTCGGTACCACCTCAAACATCACAATATTTGTCCTGAGACCATCCATGGCGGCACTacacactggctgctgctaatgccTGGAAGGAAGGGCGAGAGATTTTACCGGATGTCGGACGaacacgaaagcaaacaagatTTGTCATCATGGACCACGGTCCCCGGGTtactggtggcggtgctggtcataggaaattaatttaaagtaTTCTATTTCCCGTTTCTCGCCGGTTTGCGGTCGGAATAGCAAGTAGTTCGAGCGCCGTCGCCGCGTTTCGAATGTTGTTTGGGGCCACAGCGCGAAGAAGGCCtcttttttccaataaatcatCCCACCATCCCTAGGAGGCTGATGCGTGGTTTGCGTGTCTTGGAAATGGTTGCAACGTGACTACGCGCTCGGCCTCCCAGCGCCATTGGGCCATTCAAATACAACAACCAGAATActtccatcatcgtcatcatcgtcatcggtaaGGCACGCGTGTATGCGTGAGGAGCTTCTAGTCTTCTTTctagcgccagcagcagaacgttcTGTCAGTGACGCGTGCTTTCCGGAGTGGAACGGTGTTCCGTGTTGGgcagaaaagaggaaagagagagatagaataGTAGAAAATCCATCATAAAAACACCCACTAAACCGTAATGTGGCAGTGGAAATGCGAGTGCCGCATCACAGCAATCAAGTGCGCCCCCCCGTGTCTTTGGTTGGTCTATTTTTGGCCATTCGGTATTTGAGCGACTCTGCCTACATCCTTGAATCTCGCGTCCTTCAGGGGAGGAGGATGCGCGTATAAAACACGATGCGATGAGATGACAAGGACAAATCTAGGTGCGTCAAGCCGTGCCAGGGGATTCATCCACTCCGGCCCCTTCCGGTCAATTGATCAAACCTCTTTCAATGTGCCTTTGGTGAGTGAAGattcaaaaacataaaaaaaaata is a window of Anopheles aquasalis chromosome 2, idAnoAquaMG_Q_19, whole genome shotgun sequence DNA encoding:
- the LOC126572752 gene encoding tRNA-dihydrouridine(16/17) synthase [NAD(P)(+)]-like; this translates as MVTSVEGNTPTEPLTGGTEMEQHSLATPIATDADTATGTGTANNRKLTGFEFYEKILGSPRYVVAPMVDASELAWRLLSRRHGAQLCYSPMFHSSCFSKDPKYRKDSLQTCPEDRPLIIQFCGNDPKVMLQAALLAQDHCDAIDINLGCPQAIAKRGHYGAFLQDEWELLREIVSTLHRHLAIPVTCKIRIFEDMSKTIRYARMLQDAGAQLLTVHGRTREQKGPLTGLADWKYVTVLRKQLSVPLFSNGNIMSVHDVERCIAETGVNGVMTAEGNLYNPALFDGINPVSWEMANEYLDLVEQYPAPISYIRGHMFKMFHHLMHLKSNTALREELAVCRSVAEFRAVVAELQKRYQPYHDGLLKWTGEEEEQPPQQSEDAVDDEPAQEEPSSQPDYNLRLPPWLCQPYIRIPPEAHRQKLAEARRLAEDPTREKRQFFDVHGNEISRKRMKKMRRVQRRPKNRNRNAHKKDAQPRVNEGEENADEEDDQPEDNEAEEGQGDNQVRLKISIAEMNGRRRRSFDELCKNVTTCTNPMGLKCEHRLCKTCCRSKCYREDLDCPGHKIRIKSRRDKAKALTLAEQQQQQLSSENGYGTQPTEQHAQDVAVVNMTDKAEALS